Proteins encoded by one window of Nocardia goodfellowii:
- a CDS encoding acyl-CoA dehydrogenase family protein yields MDRRGYTEGTSLAGLLRHGSPDFHQRLQQVLSNPDYFVNERMSQAQRRENAYDQLRYLVKEIGSTQAVATDLPKLFAVFDWSAVLATDLIPLISGHYNLASGSLATLTDSDSAAPYLEDLDDASSIGVMLLTEYGCGSNIQFMQTQARWDGDGFVIDTPAPLARKFMPSVGIPVSRVCVVGARYIDSAGVDQGVHLFAARLRGPDGAPAPGVTITQLDHQPLVIMDNSVISFDNLRVERSAWLSNDLATIDDKGVLTWHDESSRKRGFASAISQLTVGRLALSSCLNATARASLYIALRYAAKRAVPLTPTDTPRMLDLPHVRDTLLTDLAGTIARTIYGNAIKTSLAVSDLTDRDTVVSVMLAKHFIQPHALATVTNARLKMAAQGMFSANRVADYLGVCHAAITGEGDCHVLGSVAGRVLAKHLAGKPVPEPGLHDPLDPADRLGLLNARTLTIVQEAQQYLASPDLADRLAIIPDALSLAEAYCAEEALQLLHQHADHAEIAAVRDVFALHYLNQHAAWYLTHGMLDIDGARSIAEQLRHAIASLADHLPSLLDAFEFDDEILGAPVLSMDLPAAWAERCTSTAD; encoded by the coding sequence ATGGATAGGCGCGGGTACACCGAAGGGACATCGCTGGCCGGGCTTCTCCGGCACGGCAGCCCGGATTTCCACCAGCGACTGCAACAGGTGCTGAGTAACCCGGACTACTTCGTCAACGAGCGGATGAGCCAGGCTCAACGGCGAGAAAATGCCTACGACCAGCTGCGATACCTCGTCAAGGAGATCGGCAGCACCCAGGCTGTCGCCACTGATCTGCCCAAGCTGTTCGCGGTCTTCGACTGGTCGGCGGTATTGGCGACAGATCTGATACCACTGATTTCGGGGCACTACAATCTGGCCTCCGGCAGTCTGGCCACGCTCACCGACTCCGATTCCGCCGCACCGTATCTGGAAGATCTGGACGACGCGTCCAGCATCGGCGTCATGCTGCTGACGGAGTACGGCTGTGGGTCGAACATCCAATTCATGCAGACCCAGGCGAGGTGGGACGGCGACGGATTCGTCATCGACACCCCGGCCCCACTGGCACGAAAGTTCATGCCCAGCGTAGGGATTCCGGTCTCGCGGGTCTGTGTCGTCGGGGCCCGATACATCGATTCCGCGGGCGTCGATCAAGGTGTGCACCTGTTCGCGGCGCGACTACGTGGTCCAGACGGAGCACCCGCGCCCGGCGTGACGATCACCCAGCTCGACCATCAGCCGTTGGTCATCATGGACAACTCGGTCATCAGTTTCGACAATCTCCGCGTCGAGCGCAGCGCCTGGCTCAGCAATGACCTGGCCACCATCGACGACAAGGGTGTGCTGACCTGGCACGACGAGAGCAGCCGCAAGCGCGGCTTCGCCTCGGCGATCAGCCAGCTCACCGTGGGACGGTTGGCGCTCTCGTCGTGCCTGAACGCCACCGCACGCGCCTCGCTCTACATCGCGCTGCGCTACGCCGCCAAGCGGGCGGTGCCGCTGACACCCACCGATACACCGCGCATGCTCGATCTCCCGCATGTTCGCGACACCCTGCTCACCGATCTGGCCGGGACCATCGCGCGAACCATCTACGGAAACGCGATCAAGACCTCGCTGGCCGTCAGCGATCTCACCGATCGCGACACCGTCGTCTCGGTGATGCTGGCCAAGCACTTCATCCAACCGCACGCGCTGGCGACGGTGACGAACGCTCGCCTGAAGATGGCCGCCCAGGGCATGTTCAGCGCCAACCGGGTCGCCGACTACCTCGGCGTCTGCCACGCGGCCATCACCGGCGAGGGCGATTGCCACGTGCTCGGTTCCGTCGCGGGCCGCGTGCTGGCCAAGCACCTGGCCGGTAAACCCGTGCCGGAACCCGGATTACACGACCCGCTGGACCCCGCCGACCGCTTGGGCCTGCTCAACGCGCGCACCCTGACGATCGTGCAAGAGGCACAGCAGTACCTGGCCTCACCGGATCTCGCCGACCGGTTGGCGATCATTCCGGACGCGCTCAGTCTCGCCGAGGCCTACTGCGCGGAGGAGGCGCTGCAACTGCTGCACCAGCACGCCGACCATGCCGAGATCGCGGCCGTGCGAGACGTTTTCGCACTGCACTATCTCAACCAGCATGCCGCCTGGTACCTCACCCACGGCATGCTCGACATCGACGGCGCCCGCTCGATCGCCGAGCAGCTCCGCCATGCCATAGCGTCCCTCGCCGATCACCTGCCCAGCCTGCTGGACGCTTTCGAGTTCGACGACGAAATCCTCGGCGCACCAGTACTTTCCATGGATCTACCGGCAGCGTGGGCGGAGCGCTGCACTTCCACGGCAGACTGA